The following are encoded in a window of Spiroplasma tabanidicola genomic DNA:
- the prfA gene encoding peptide chain release factor 1 — MNKKTIEALDTILKRVEKIDEDLLKDNIISDIKLMTELNKERSTLEDKANKYLEYKKVLTELDDAKDVLTNEKDPEMRELAKMQLEEAQTQIEKLEDEIQLLLLPRDPNDDKNVIFEIRGAAGGDEANIFAGDLFRMYTKYAEKNNWKIDILDQYESTAGGFSQISFMVKGDGVYSKMKYESGSHRVQRVPKTESKGRIQTSTATVAVLPEISDVEIDIKPSDLRIDTYRASGAGGQHINTTDSAVRITHIPTGIVSSSQDGRSQHDNKDKAMTMLRARIYESLLEKQQSEAASLRKNAVGTGARSEKIRTYNYAQNRVTDHRVNVSLNKLDQFMEGNIDEIIVELINEAQKQLIADQIENAS; from the coding sequence ATGAATAAAAAAACAATAGAAGCGTTAGATACAATTTTAAAAAGAGTAGAAAAGATTGATGAAGATTTATTAAAAGACAATATTATTTCAGATATCAAATTAATGACAGAACTAAATAAAGAAAGATCAACTCTTGAAGATAAAGCAAATAAATATTTAGAGTATAAAAAAGTTTTAACTGAACTAGATGATGCAAAAGATGTTTTGACAAATGAAAAAGATCCTGAAATGAGAGAGCTTGCAAAAATGCAACTTGAAGAAGCACAAACTCAAATTGAAAAATTAGAAGATGAAATACAACTGTTGCTTTTACCAAGAGATCCTAACGATGATAAAAATGTTATTTTTGAAATTAGAGGAGCTGCTGGAGGAGATGAGGCAAATATCTTTGCGGGAGATTTATTTAGAATGTATACAAAGTATGCAGAAAAAAATAACTGAAAAATAGATATTCTTGATCAATATGAATCAACAGCTGGGGGATTTAGTCAAATTTCATTTATGGTAAAAGGTGATGGAGTATATTCAAAAATGAAATATGAATCAGGAAGTCATAGAGTTCAAAGAGTTCCTAAAACAGAATCAAAAGGAAGAATTCAAACTTCAACAGCAACAGTAGCGGTATTACCAGAAATTAGTGATGTTGAAATAGATATTAAACCATCAGACTTGAGAATAGATACTTATAGAGCAAGTGGAGCTGGAGGTCAACATATTAACACAACTGACTCAGCAGTTCGTATTACTCATATTCCAACAGGAATAGTTTCTTCATCTCAAGACGGAAGAAGTCAACATGATAATAAAGACAAAGCAATGACAATGTTAAGAGCAAGAATTTATGAAAGTCTTTTAGAAAAACAACAGTCAGAAGCAGCAAGTTTAAGAAAAAATGCTGTTGGTACTGGAGCAAGAAGTGAAAAGATAAGAACTTATAATTATGCCCAAAACAGAGTGACAGATCATAGAGTAAATGTATCTTTGAATAAACTTGATCAATTTATGGAAGGAAACATAGACGAAATAATTGTTGAGTTAATTAATGAGGCTCAAAAACAATTAATCGCTGATCAAATTGAAAATGCAAGCTAG
- a CDS encoding thymidine kinase has product MSYRINPKSKTGWIELITGCMFAGKTEEFIRRIKRYEYARQKVLVFKPEMDKRYAEKSVVSHSGIKVPAYSVSNSEQLLEVINKDHDFDVLAIDEVQFFDTNIISILDDFANQGKIIIVSGLDKDYRNDPFQNVDKLLYIAEYVDKLYAICFECGGNASRTQRIVNGVAAKLDEPLVQISGYDKYEARCRHCYIAPN; this is encoded by the coding sequence ATGAGTTACAGAATAAATCCTAAAAGTAAAACAGGTTGAATAGAATTAATAACTGGTTGTATGTTTGCTGGAAAAACAGAAGAGTTTATTAGAAGAATAAAACGTTATGAATATGCAAGACAAAAAGTTTTAGTTTTTAAACCTGAAATGGATAAAAGATATGCAGAAAAGAGTGTTGTTTCTCACTCAGGAATAAAAGTTCCTGCATATTCTGTTTCAAATAGTGAGCAACTTTTAGAAGTTATAAATAAAGATCACGACTTTGATGTTTTAGCAATTGATGAAGTACAATTTTTTGATACAAATATAATTTCTATATTAGATGATTTTGCAAATCAAGGAAAAATAATTATAGTAAGTGGATTAGATAAAGATTATAGAAATGATCCATTTCAAAATGTTGATAAACTTTTATATATAGCAGAGTATGTTGATAAACTTTATGCAATATGTTTTGAATGTGGTGGAAATGCAAGTAGAACTCAAAGAATTGTTAATGGAGTGGCTGCAAAATTAGATGAACCTTTAGTTCAAATATCTGGATATGACAAATATGAAGCAAGATGTAGACATTGTTACATTGCTCCAAATTAG
- a CDS encoding DHH family phosphoesterase: MFNKKDSQKLVNKIKEYKNIIIAKHESPDWDAQGSAIGMKDIIVNNFQNKNVFIVGHIVGDETKIFEDEKLLNDEIIKSSLLITVDTANLERLDFQNKNEVKEIFKVDHHIKVDNYGNEELVDESAIACTQIIALWAKENSFTLTKQGAEGLYYGLITDSNRFMYDKTNNETFEAAMFLISFGIEIKKIYDSLYLKNLKSVKWLNKAFQKAEFVMGYPIAFIKIENADHENLNLHEEEVKSALYTMSNIKEIAIWFIAYESILSDKIKVSIRSRDYDVNKVAKMYNGGGHKLASGAKLNNFKEVDNLIEDLKKLLDNKL, translated from the coding sequence ATGTTTAATAAAAAAGATTCACAAAAATTAGTGAATAAAATAAAAGAATATAAAAACATAATAATTGCAAAACATGAAAGTCCAGATTGAGATGCACAAGGTAGTGCTATTGGCATGAAAGATATAATTGTGAATAACTTTCAAAATAAAAATGTTTTTATTGTAGGACATATTGTTGGAGACGAAACAAAAATTTTTGAAGATGAAAAACTACTTAATGACGAAATTATAAAATCATCTTTATTAATAACTGTTGATACAGCAAATTTAGAAAGATTAGACTTTCAAAATAAAAATGAAGTAAAAGAAATTTTTAAAGTTGATCATCATATTAAAGTTGATAATTATGGAAACGAAGAATTAGTTGATGAGTCAGCAATTGCTTGTACTCAAATAATTGCTTTATGAGCAAAAGAAAATAGTTTTACACTTACAAAGCAAGGTGCAGAAGGTTTGTACTATGGATTAATTACAGATTCAAATCGTTTTATGTATGATAAAACAAACAATGAAACATTTGAAGCTGCAATGTTTTTAATAAGTTTTGGAATTGAAATAAAAAAAATATATGACTCATTATATTTGAAAAATTTAAAGTCAGTTAAATGATTGAATAAAGCTTTTCAAAAGGCTGAATTTGTTATGGGATATCCAATTGCTTTTATAAAAATTGAAAATGCAGATCATGAAAATTTAAACCTACACGAAGAAGAAGTTAAATCAGCTTTATATACAATGTCAAATATAAAAGAAATAGCAATTTGATTTATTGCATATGAATCAATTCTTTCAGACAAAATAAAAGTTTCAATTAGATCAAGAGATTATGATGTAAATAAAGTAGCAAAAATGTATAATGGTGGTGGACACAAACTTGCAAGTGGAGCAAAACTAAATAATTTTAAAGAAGTAGATAATTTGATTGAAGATTTAAAAAAATTACTTGATAATAAACTATAG
- a CDS encoding ISNCY family transposase translates to MNEKNKMEIIKAVIDEKLSKKAAAIKICQTIRNVNLLINKYKKYGYTAFIHKNTGRISNKKIKHQISDQIIDLYINKYEEYNYKHFLEKLLSNHQISVSYTYLINLLKKNNLYSPRIHKVTKKMIKQKITNLLKNENIKKLEKREYLNTLLSIENIHPMQNRKTEFGERLQTDASVHYWVDNEKWYLHGFIDDATGKVLALYFDKEETLMGYYNITKKVLLEYGVPKEILTDKRTVFWSQKEKESDLHSDSLTQYGFLCHNLGIKLTTSSVPQTKGRIERLWNTLQDRLPKELKENNISNINEANSFLNEYIKKYNSQFSLQLNNIINSFAIFKEHKNIDFYLSRRFERTINKGSTIKYQNKFYLPHSNGEPVFYKNKTKIFVVETFDGQLYSNSFSEWMPLIEVQQNSTYKEAYEDKSVYDIQKTHKQIKTNSPWKYTNWIFYKNSKNKVLGKID, encoded by the coding sequence ATGAATGAAAAAAATAAAATGGAAATAATTAAAGCTGTAATTGATGAAAAACTATCTAAAAAAGCTGCAGCTATAAAAATCTGTCAAACAATAAGAAATGTTAACTTATTAATTAACAAATATAAAAAGTATGGTTACACAGCATTTATCCACAAAAATACTGGAAGAATATCAAATAAAAAAATAAAACATCAAATAAGTGATCAAATTATTGACTTGTACATTAATAAATATGAAGAATATAATTATAAACACTTTTTAGAAAAGCTTTTATCAAACCATCAAATAAGTGTTTCATATACTTACTTAATCAATTTATTAAAAAAGAATAATTTATATTCACCAAGAATTCATAAAGTAACTAAAAAAATGATTAAACAAAAAATTACTAACTTATTAAAAAATGAAAATATTAAAAAACTTGAGAAACGAGAGTATTTGAATACTTTGCTTTCAATAGAAAATATTCATCCTATGCAGAATCGAAAAACAGAGTTTGGTGAGCGCTTGCAAACTGATGCTTCAGTCCACTACTGAGTTGATAATGAGAAATGGTATTTACATGGTTTTATAGATGATGCAACAGGTAAAGTTTTAGCTTTATATTTTGATAAAGAAGAAACTCTTATGGGATACTACAATATAACAAAAAAAGTTTTATTGGAGTATGGGGTTCCAAAGGAGATACTTACTGACAAAAGGACTGTATTTTGAAGTCAAAAAGAAAAAGAGTCAGATCTTCACTCTGACTCTTTAACACAATACGGATTCTTATGTCATAACTTAGGAATAAAGCTAACAACTTCAAGTGTTCCTCAAACAAAAGGCCGTATTGAAAGGTTGTGAAATACACTTCAAGATCGCCTACCAAAGGAACTCAAAGAAAATAATATATCAAATATAAATGAAGCAAATTCATTTTTAAATGAATATATTAAAAAATATAATTCACAGTTTTCCCTTCAATTAAATAATATCATTAACTCTTTTGCTATTTTTAAAGAACATAAAAACATTGACTTTTATTTATCAAGAAGATTTGAAAGAACTATTAATAAAGGTTCTACAATAAAATACCAAAATAAATTTTATTTACCACATTCGAATGGCGAGCCAGTCTTTTATAAAAATAAAACAAAAATTTTTGTAGTAGAAACTTTTGATGGGCAATTATATTCAAACTCTTTTAGTGAATGAATGCCTTTAATTGAAGTTCAACAAAACTCCACTTATAAAGAAGCTTATGAAGATAAAAGTGTTTATGATATACAAAAAACACATAAGCAAATTAAAACAAATAGTCCATGAAAATATACTAATTGAATATTTTACAAAAACTCTAAAAATAAAGTTTTGGGAAAAATTGATTAG
- the rpmE gene encoding 50S ribosomal protein L31 — protein MPKTDIHPKYFEAKFVCTTCSNEFISGSTKGEEVRIDTCSNCHPFYTGKQNFANAEGRVEKFKEKFVKKEAKVAEKEAASNKQKEANKANKSAKSK, from the coding sequence ATGCCAAAAACAGATATACATCCAAAGTACTTCGAAGCTAAATTTGTATGTACAACATGCTCTAATGAATTTATTTCAGGTTCAACTAAAGGAGAAGAAGTTAGAATAGATACTTGTTCAAACTGTCATCCTTTCTACACAGGTAAACAAAATTTTGCAAATGCAGAAGGAAGAGTTGAAAAATTTAAAGAAAAATTTGTTAAAAAAGAAGCTAAGGTTGCCGAAAAAGAAGCAGCAAGTAATAAACAAAAAGAAGCTAACAAAGCTAATAAGTCTGCAAAGTCTAAATAG
- a CDS encoding heavy metal translocating P-type ATPase, with product MIKKINFGVLILLWLIGIWIIISMFLHNKTDNTYINVGHNRYFLLSLGLFSTYIFGYKYIKRCYFEIFKWKKLGMNFLVFLSTQTAICFSIYQFIINENLDLIEVTIFVSLFLQTGDLINDKLKSFIATDLKNILSIQPKKVLLIENNEEKLANTTSIKVGSIIKVLKNQIIPLDGKIISDEVLLNTQIIDGENESKRFVKNDVIFAGMLNLSEELIFKNTQNSFDSFLSKITMKVSSIQSEKSKLKSTIDMLITIFTPIVLLLSLIGFLVSYFWLNYYSFYESIKTLITVLVSACPCAIGIAIPLAIAIGSSKAAKQGVIFNKPDAFYKLANINVIGFDKTGTLTVGKVKVKSYEGRQNYLNIIALIEEQIDHPIANGFKNYIREINYETSKLEVKKIEDLKYKINSKTYELLPIFKYKNEMKSSINIDFKSIDNTATLLLEDNVVVAKIEFEDELRRDAILAVNKLKKQGYELVIVTGDNYTISKNVAKKLNIKNLYAEQSAEDKLNVIKDFQNQKKAIAYVGDGINDILAIQKADLSISILSKNAFLNLESDISLLNPNIDLIVESIKYAKYTKKIIFTNLFWAFIYNAIVLPLAIFAILTPFIGMIAMFFSTLLVLLNSLLFKLKK from the coding sequence ATGATTAAAAAAATCAATTTTGGAGTTTTAATATTATTATGATTAATCGGTATTTGAATAATTATAAGTATGTTTTTGCATAATAAAACTGATAACACTTATATTAACGTTGGTCATAATAGATATTTTTTATTATCTCTTGGACTATTTTCAACTTATATTTTTGGATATAAATATATTAAAAGATGCTATTTTGAGATTTTTAAATGAAAAAAATTAGGTATGAATTTTTTAGTTTTTTTGTCAACACAAACTGCAATTTGTTTTTCAATTTATCAATTTATAATAAATGAAAATCTAGATTTAATAGAAGTTACGATTTTTGTTAGTTTGTTTTTGCAAACTGGTGATTTAATAAATGATAAATTAAAAAGTTTTATAGCAACTGATTTAAAAAATATTTTATCTATTCAACCAAAAAAAGTTTTGTTGATTGAAAATAATGAAGAAAAATTAGCAAATACAACTTCTATAAAAGTTGGATCAATAATTAAAGTTCTAAAAAATCAAATTATTCCTTTAGACGGTAAAATTATTAGTGATGAGGTTTTATTAAATACTCAAATAATTGATGGAGAAAATGAATCTAAAAGATTTGTAAAAAACGATGTTATATTTGCTGGAATGTTAAATTTATCTGAAGAGTTAATTTTTAAAAACACACAAAATAGTTTTGATTCATTTTTATCTAAAATAACTATGAAAGTATCATCGATTCAATCTGAAAAATCAAAACTTAAATCAACAATCGATATGCTAATAACAATTTTTACTCCAATAGTTTTATTACTATCTTTAATAGGTTTTTTAGTTTCATACTTTTGATTAAACTATTATAGTTTTTATGAAAGTATAAAAACTTTAATAACAGTTTTGGTTTCTGCATGTCCTTGCGCTATTGGTATAGCTATACCTTTAGCAATTGCTATAGGATCATCTAAGGCTGCAAAGCAAGGAGTTATTTTTAATAAACCTGATGCTTTTTATAAATTAGCAAATATTAATGTTATTGGTTTTGATAAAACTGGAACTTTAACTGTAGGAAAAGTAAAAGTTAAAAGTTATGAAGGAAGGCAAAATTATTTAAATATAATTGCTTTGATAGAAGAACAAATTGATCATCCAATTGCGAATGGATTTAAAAATTATATTAGAGAAATAAACTATGAAACTTCAAAATTAGAGGTTAAAAAAATAGAAGATTTAAAATATAAAATAAATAGTAAAACCTATGAACTGTTACCAATCTTTAAATACAAAAACGAAATGAAGTCAAGTATTAATATAGATTTTAAAAGTATTGACAATACAGCAACTTTACTTTTAGAAGATAATGTAGTAGTTGCAAAAATTGAATTTGAAGATGAATTAAGAAGGGATGCAATTTTAGCAGTTAACAAATTAAAGAAACAAGGATATGAACTTGTAATTGTTACTGGAGACAACTATACAATTTCTAAAAATGTTGCTAAAAAATTAAATATAAAAAACTTATACGCTGAACAATCAGCTGAAGATAAATTAAATGTAATTAAAGATTTTCAAAATCAAAAAAAAGCAATTGCTTATGTAGGAGATGGAATAAATGATATTCTCGCTATACAAAAAGCAGATCTTTCAATTTCAATATTATCAAAAAATGCTTTTTTAAATCTTGAGTCTGATATTAGCTTATTAAATCCAAATATTGATTTAATAGTTGAATCAATAAAATATGCCAAGTATACAAAAAAAATAATATTTACTAATTTATTTTGAGCGTTTATATATAACGCTATTGTATTACCACTTGCGATTTTTGCAATATTAACTCCATTTATAGGAATGATAGCAATGTTTTTTTCAACATTATTAGTATTATTAAATTCATTACTGTTTAAATTAAAAAAATAA